The following proteins are encoded in a genomic region of Periophthalmus magnuspinnatus isolate fPerMag1 chromosome 10, fPerMag1.2.pri, whole genome shotgun sequence:
- the tsc22d3 gene encoding TSC22 domain family protein 3 isoform X2: MSTEMFAKTPMEVAVYQLHNFSISFFSSLLGGDVVSVKLDNSASGASVVAIDNKIEQAMDLVKNHLMYAVREEVEILKEQIKELAEKNNQLERENYLLKNLASPEQLEKFQSRIPTDVQLDNQSMQVNAEHKQLQMCTHSSGSAV, encoded by the exons ATGAGCACAGAGATGTTCGCTAAGACGCCGATGGAGGTGGCCGTGTATCAGCTGCATAacttctccatctccttcttctcctcgcTGCTCGGGGGAGACGTAGTATCGGTCAAACTTGACAACAG TGCCTCTGGTGCTAGCGTTGTAGCCATTGACAACAAGATTGAACAAGCAATG GACCTTGTGAAAAACCACCTGATGTACGCAGTccgagaggaggtggagatccTCAAGGAGCAGATCAAGGAGCTGGCTGAGAAAAACAACCAGCTGGAGAGAGAGAACTACCTACTGAAGAACCTGGCAAGCCCCGAACAGCTTGAGAAATTCCAATCTCGCATCCCCACGGACGTTCAGTTGGACAATCAAAGCATGCAGGTGAACGCGGAGCACAAACAACTTCAGATGTGCACCCACAGCTCCGGATCTGCTGTATAA